In one Arachis duranensis cultivar V14167 chromosome 9, aradu.V14167.gnm2.J7QH, whole genome shotgun sequence genomic region, the following are encoded:
- the LOC107464144 gene encoding IAA-amino acid hydrolase ILR1-like 4 — MCSSFKCFYFHLLPIFYFLIIIAATTTEFKFLDSAKSPEVFDWMVNIRRKIHENPELGYQEFETSEVIRAELDKLGISYKHPIAETGVIGYIGTRKPPFVALRADMDALALQEMVDWEHKSKVPGKMHACGHDAHVAMLLGAAMILKQNEKEIKGTVILVFQPAEEGGAGAKKIVESGVLENVNAIFGLHITGKFLIGEVASRSGLMYANSGFFEAMISGKGGHAAIPQHSIDPILAVSNVIVSLQHLISREADPLDSQVVTVGKVEGGSAFNIIPDTVTIGGTFRAFSKEGFRQLQQRIEQVIIGQATVHRCNATVDFLQEEKPFYPATINNGDLHKHFLDIATKSLGIQKFNEMRPSMGAEDFSFYQEVIPGYYFVLGMQNASHERLAGAHSPYYKVNEDA, encoded by the exons ATGTGTTCCTCTTTCAAGTGCTTCTACTTCCACTTACTCCCTATTTTCTATTTCCTTATTATTATTGCTGCCACAACAACCGAATTCAAGTTTCTTGATTCAGCTAAGAGTCCTGAGGTTTTTGATTGGATGGTGAACATCAGGAGGAagattcatgagaatccggaattGGGGTATCAGGAATTTGAGACCAGTGAGGTCATAAGAGCAGAGTTGGACAAAttgggaatttcatataagCATCCAATTGCTGAAACCGGTGTCATTGGATACATTGGAACTCGAAAACCTCCTTTTGTTGCTCTAAGAGCTGACATGGATGCTCTTGCTTTACAG GAAATGGTGGATTGGGAGCACAAGAGTAAAGTACCTGGAAAGATGCACGCATGTGGTCATGATGCTCATGTTGCTATGCTTCTCGGTGCTGCAATGATCCTcaaacaaaatgaaaaggagATAAAA GGAACTGTTATTCTTGTTTTCCAACCTGCTGAGGAAGGGGGTGCAGGGGCTAAGAAAATTGTAGAATCCGGAGTCTTAGAAAATGTTAATGCTATCTTTGGATTGCATATCACAGGAAAGTTTCTAATAGGCGAAGTAGCTTCTCGGTCTGGTCTCATGTATGCAAATTCTGGTTTCTTTGAAGCAATGATAAGTGGAAAGGGTGGTCATGCAGCTATTCCTCAACATTCTATAGACCCCATATTGGCAGTTTCTAATGTAATTGTTAGCTTACAGCACCTTATTTCGCGCGAAGCTGATCCTCTTGACTCCCAG GTTGTGACAGTAGGAAAAGTCGAAGGAGGCAGCGCTTTCAATATTATTCCCGATACTGTCACGATTGGTGGCACCTTCCGGGCATTTTCAAAAGAAGGCTTCAGGCAACTGCAGCAGCGTATTGAGCAG GTTATTATTGGCCAAGCCACCGTCCATAGGTGTAACGCAACAGTAGACTTCCTTCAAGAAGAGAAACCTTTCTACCCTGCAACCATAAACAATGGTGACTTGCACAAGCATTTTCTTGACATTGCCACAAAGTCTCTTGGCATCCAAAAATTTAATGAGATGCGACCGTCAATGGGAGCCGAAGACTTCTCGTTCTATCAAGAGGTTATACCTGGATACTACTTCGTGCTTGGAATGCAGAACGCGTCGCACGAACGGCTTGCCGGCGCACACTCACCTTATTATAAAGTCAATGAAGATGCATGA
- the LOC107464147 gene encoding cell division control protein 48 homolog C-like isoform X1 — protein sequence MDKLFCTMSDFQEAVKKVQPSLRREGFSSVPNVKWEDVGGLDCLKEEFESSIIRPIKYPEVYQTFEVENETEILLFGPPGCGKTLIAKAVANEAGANFIHIKGPELLNKFVGESEREVRRVFSRARACSPCIVFFDEVDALSTKRDSKGGSVVEPVVNQLLIELNGGD from the exons ATGGATAAGCTTTTTTGCACAATGTCTGATTTTCAG GAAGCAGTGAAAAAGGTGCAACCTTCATTAAGAAGAGAGGGCTTCTCATCCGTTCCCAATGTGAAATGGGAAGATGTTGGGGGCCTTGATTGTTTAAAGGAGGAGTTTGAATCCAGTATAATAAGGCCGATAAAATATCCCGAGGTTTATCAG ACATTTGAGGTGGAAAATGAGACGGAAATTTTGCTTTTTGGGCCCCCTGGTTGCGGTAAAACTCTTATTGCCAAAGCTGTTGCCAATGAGGCAGGAGCTAATTTCATTCATATTAAG GGGCCTGAACTCTTAAATAAATTTGTTGGAGAAAGTGAGCGAGAAGTTCGACGAGTGTTTAGTCGTGCAAGGGCATGTTCACCCTGTATAGTATTTTTTGACGAG gTGGATGCTCTATCAACCAAACGTGATTCGAAAGGTGGATCGGTAGTCGAACCAGTTGTGAACCAG TTACTTATTGAGCTAAATGGTGGTGACTAG
- the LOC107464147 gene encoding cell division control protein 48 homolog C-like isoform X2 yields MDKLFCTMSDFQEAVKKVQPSLRREGFSSVPNVKWEDVGGLDCLKEEFESSIIRPIKYPEVYQTFEVENETEILLFGPPGCGKTLIAKAVANEAGANFIHIKGPELLNKFVGESEREVRRVFSRARACSPCIVFFDENVV; encoded by the exons ATGGATAAGCTTTTTTGCACAATGTCTGATTTTCAG GAAGCAGTGAAAAAGGTGCAACCTTCATTAAGAAGAGAGGGCTTCTCATCCGTTCCCAATGTGAAATGGGAAGATGTTGGGGGCCTTGATTGTTTAAAGGAGGAGTTTGAATCCAGTATAATAAGGCCGATAAAATATCCCGAGGTTTATCAG ACATTTGAGGTGGAAAATGAGACGGAAATTTTGCTTTTTGGGCCCCCTGGTTGCGGTAAAACTCTTATTGCCAAAGCTGTTGCCAATGAGGCAGGAGCTAATTTCATTCATATTAAG GGGCCTGAACTCTTAAATAAATTTGTTGGAGAAAGTGAGCGAGAAGTTCGACGAGTGTTTAGTCGTGCAAGGGCATGTTCACCCTGTATAGTATTTTTTGACGAG AATGTTGTGTAA
- the LOC107464146 gene encoding protein NUCLEAR FUSION DEFECTIVE 4-like produces the protein KHRRAARFHRRRARLLFLSSRSVLSSPALSLFHLSSLRSCPCPPLAQDLLCSVLGLLASRDWFHRTIHSTIRIDGSGFILVHVNDLELHKELFACQNSTLSNGDGYTLMNENGSMYRTQSAKSSDVCCERVFGQDQLAMLGEEHPTGVLVRRLDFWLNYVAYFCGGTIGLVYSNNLGQIAQSLYMSSSTSTLVTLYSSFSFFGRLLSAAPDYIRNKFYSARTGWLTIALMPTPIAFILLASPESAVALHAGTAIIGLSSGFIFAAAVSVTSELFGPNSVSVNHNILVTNIPIGSLLYGFLAALVYDSNAYSIPGNSLSETLVCMGRKCYFWTFVSWGCLSVVGLVSSLLLFLRTKHAYDHFERHRISTQTPIVS, from the exons AAGCACCGTCGCGCAGCTCGGTTCCATCGTCGCCGGGCTCGCCTCCTTTTTCTGTCGAGCAGATCTGTTCTATCGTCGCCGGCGCTATCTCTGTTCCACCTGTCATCCCTTCGGTCGTGCCCTTGTCCCCCTCTTGCTCAGGATCTGCTCTGCTCTGTTCTAGGGCTTCTAGCTtctag AGACTGGTTTCACCGTACCATTCATTCCACCATTAGAATTGATGGTTCTGGCTTCATTCTTGTCCATGTTAATGATCTTGAGCTCCATAAAGAACTCTTTGCTTGCCAAAACAGCACTCTCAGCAATGGAGATGGTTATACCTTGATGAATGAGAATGGATCCATGTATAGAACTCAAAGTGCTAAAAGTAGTGATGTGTGTTGTGAGAGAGTGTTTGGGCAGGATCAGTTGGCAATGCTGGGTGAAGAGCACCCAACTGGAGTTCTTGTTAGAAGGTTAGATTTTTGGCTTAACTATGTTGCATACTTCTGTGGAGGTACAATTGGTCTTGTCTACAGCAACAATCTTGGACAGATAGCACAATCTTTATACATGAGCTCAAGTACTTCAACACTTGTTACACTATACTcatctttctccttttttggCCGTTTGCTTTCAGCAGCACCAGACTATATTAGAAA TAAGTTCTACTCTGCAAGGACTGGATGGCTAACCATTGCGCTTATGCCAACCCCAATTGCGTTCATCTTGCTTGCTTCACCAGAAAGTGCTGTAGCACTTCATGCAGGCACTGCAATAATTGGCTTAAGCTCTGGATTCATATTTGCAGCCGCGGTGTCAGTTACATCAGAACTCTTTGGACCTAACAGTGTGAGCGTTAATCACAACATCCTCGTAACAAACATCCCAATTGGGTCACTTCTCTATGGTTTTCTTGCTGCTCTGGTGTATGATTCTAATGCTTACTCAATACCAGGGAACTCATTGTCTGAAACATTGGTATGCATGGGAAGGAAATGCTATTTCTGGACATTTGTATCGTGGGGATGCTTATCTGTTGTGGGACTAGTTTCTAGTCTGCTCTTGTTCTTGAGAACCAAACATGCTTATGATCATTTTGAGAGACACCGAATTTCAACACAAACACCAATTGTTTCTTAA
- the LOC107464150 gene encoding IAA-amino acid hydrolase ILR1-like 4, producing MGSFNLFCFFIIIFHVFVATPIFSHSSSSISTKFLDLAKSPEVFDWMVRIRRKIHEYPELLYEEFKTSEVIREELDKMGISYKHPVAETGVIGYIGTGKPPFVALRADIDGLPIQEMVEWEHKSKVDGKMHACGHDAHTAMVLGAAKILKHHEDQIKGTVVLVFQPAEEGGAGAKRILEAGVLDKVSAIFGLHVAPAHELPVGHVASKAGPLMAGSGMFDATIHGKGGHAAMPHFAIDPVLAASSAVVSLQQLVSREADPLDPQVVTVTNFHGDGAFNVIPDSVTIGGTFRAFSPESITRLKDRIHQVITGQAAVHRCTAEVDFHEDKKPLYPATINDDKLHEHFLEVAKNVVGSENVHEMQPVTVSEDFSFYQEALPGYFFMLGMKSHSGEPLATLHSPHFTVNEDALAYGAALHASLATTYLLNHDGANKVGGKYHDEL from the exons ATGGGTTCCTTCAACTTGTTTtgtttcttcatcatcatctttcaCGTCTTTGTTGCAACACCCATATTCTCACATTCATCATCGTCAATCTCCACAAAATTTCTAGATTTGGCTAAGAGTCCTGAGGTATTTGATTGGATGGTTAGGATTAGAAGGAAGATTCATGAGTACCCGGAATTGCTATATGAGGAATTTAAGACGAGTGAGGTCATAAGAGAAGAGTTGGACAAAATGGGAATTTCATATAAGCATCCAGTTGCTGAAACCGGCGTTATTGGATACATCGGAACTGGAAAACCTCCTTTTGTTGCTTTAAGAGCTGATATTGATGGTCTCCCTATTCAG GAAATGGTGGAGTGGGAGCACAAGAGTAAAGTAGATGGAAAGATGCATGCTTGTGGTCATGATGCTCACACTGCTATGGTCCTTGGTGCTGCAAAGATTCTCAAACACCATGAAGATCAGATTAAA ggcacagttgttcttgtttttcaaCCAGCAGAGGAAGGAGGAGCAGGGGCAAAGAGAATCTTAGAGGCAGGAGTACTAGACAAAGTCTCTGCCATCTTTGGATTACACGTGGCGCCGGCACATGAATTACCCGTAGGACACGTGGCATCTAAGGCTGGTCCATTAATGGCAGGAAGTGGAATGTTTGATGCAACTATACATGGAAAGGGAGGCCATGCAGCTATGCCTCACTTCGCCATTGATCCCGTTTTAGCAGCTTCTAGTGCTGTTGTCAGCTTGCAACAACTTGTTTCTCGTGAAGCCGATCCTCTTGATCCCCAGGTAGTTACGGTTACTAATTTCCATGGAGATGGTGCATTCAACGTTATTCCAGATTCTGTTACTATTGGAGGAACCTTCCGAGCTTTTTCCCCCGAAAGCATCACGCGTTTGAAGGACCGCATTCACCAG GTTATCACCGGACAAGCGGCAGTCCATAGGTGCACAGCGGAGGTCGACTTCCATGAAGATAAGAAACCGTTGTATCCGGCAACCATAAACGACGACAAGTTACATGAGCATTTTCTTGAAGTGGCCAAGAATGTTGTTGGAAGCGAGAATGTTCATGAGATGCAACCTGTGACAGTATCCGAAGACTTCTCATTCTATCAAGAAGCTTTACCTGGTTACTTCTTCATGCTTGGAATGAAAAGTCACTCCGGTGAACCACTTGCAACGTTGCACTCACCACATTTCACAGTGAATGAAGATGCTTTAGCCTATGGTGCTGCACTTCATGCTTCCTTAGCTACTACTTATCTTCTAAACCATGATGGAGCCAACAAGGTGGGAGGGAAATATCATGATGAGTTATAG
- the LOC127741496 gene encoding uncharacterized protein LOC127741496 has translation MVEKDYIEPKNVEKLTEAQKNELENKRKKYQCALTIIHQVLDDDMFDKIADIINAKKVWDTLQNFVIGVEKVKKVRLQTLRAEFESLMMKETESISDYFTKVFYAIEESKDLDTMSIDQLNGFLRVHEERMNKGKQEHIEHVLQTSKVEENKLVVHNEDVEEPTLFLMFKEDQNSEDSTWYLDNGTSNHMRGDRSKFIALDTNVKGHMRFGDKSKIEINGKGTILFELKNDSHKILSNVYYIPKMKNNILSIGQLMENGCKIVMEDRYL, from the exons ATGGTTGAAAAAGACTATATAGAACCAAAAAATGTGGAGAAGCTAACAGAAGCTCAGAAGAAcgaattagaaaataaaagaaagaaatatcaaTGTGCACTTACTATCATTCATCAAGTTTTGGATGATGATATGTTTGACAAGATTGCTGATATTATCAACGCAAAGAAAGTTTGGGATACTCTTCAAAATTTTGTCATAGGAGTTGAAAAGGTGAAGAAGGTTCGTCTTCAAACTCTAAGGGCCGAGTTTGAGTCTCTAATGATGAAGGAGACTGAATCCATTTCGGATTATTTCACCAAAGTTTTTTATG CCATTGAGGAGTCCAAAGATTTGGATACGATGTCCATTGATCAGCTGAATGGTTTCTTACGGGTCCATGAAGAAAGAATGAATAAAGGCAAGCAAGAACATATAGAGCATGTCTTGCAG ACATCcaaagtagaagaaaataaacttGTTGTGCACAATGAAGATGTTGAAGAACCAACATTATTCCTTATGTTCAAGGAAGATCAAAATTCTGAAGATAGTACGTGGTATCTTGACAATGGAACTAGCAACCATATGAGAGGTGATAGGAGTAAATTTATAGCACTCGATACCAACGTAAAAGGACACATGCGTTTTGGTGATAAATCAAAAATAGAGATCAATGGCAAAGGGACGATTCTATTCGAGCTAAAGAATGATAGTCATAAGATTCTTTCTAATGTTTATTACATCCCAAAAATGAAGAATAATATCTTGAGTATTGGACAACTTATGGAGAATGGTTGCAAAATAGTCATGGAAGATCGCTATCTTTAG